From one Solanum stenotomum isolate F172 chromosome 12, ASM1918654v1, whole genome shotgun sequence genomic stretch:
- the LOC125847267 gene encoding uncharacterized protein LOC125847267, producing the protein MFIKRSSSGNLIIQIYVDDIIFGSANNSLCKEFSELMQSEFEMSMMGELTFFLELQIYQSEKGIFLCQTKYYQKFGMENSKPLGTPMSSTCSLDKDEKGDKDDRKSTSDSCQILGKSLISWNNKKQGSVSLSTTEAEYIAISQ; encoded by the exons ATGTTTATTAAGCGATCCTCCTCTGGGAATCTTATCATTcaaatttatgttgatgacattatTTTTGGGAGTGCTAATAATTCTTTGTGCAAGGAATTTTCTGAGCTTATGCAAAGCGAATTCGAAATGAGTATGATGGGTGAGTTAACTTTCTTTCTCGAACTACAAATTTATCAATCTGAGAAAGGCATATTCCTGTGTCAAACTAAGTACTACCAAAAATTTGGAATGGAAAATTCAAAACCCTTAGGAACTCCCATGAGTTCCACTTGCTCTCTTGACAAGGATGAAAAAG GTGATAAAGATGACCGGAAAAGCACCAGTGACTCATGTCAAATTTTAGGAAAATCTTTGATTTCATGGAACAACAAAAAACAGGGCTCCGTGTCTCTTTCTACTACGGAAGCAGAATATATTGCTATTAGTCAATGA